Within Thermostichus vulcanus str. 'Rupite', the genomic segment CTCATAGCTCAAAGTGCCCTCTTGCGGGCTGAAACACGCGGAGTTCACATGCGCTCAGACTTTCCTTGGGAGAACCCCAGCTGGCAAACCCATATCATCATTCAGAAAGATCGACTGATGCGCCGGGAGAAGCAGTTGCAAACGGAGTCGCCATGAGTAGGTTGGATTCCCTTGCTGTCCAAACAATCATTAAAAATGCCCTGCAAGAAGACATCGGCCCTGGCGATGTAACCAGCGAAGCTATCTGCACACCTGATCACATCGGACAAGCGGTTATGCGCACTAAGGAAGCCTGTGTGGTTGCGGGTGTACCGATTGCTCAGATGGTCTTTGCAACTTTGGATAATGAGATAGAGGAGATAGAGTTTGTGCCGCAGGTCTGTGACGGAGACCGGCTTGTTCCCGGTCAAACCATTGCTGAGATCAAGGGACGGCTGCGAACCATCCTCATGGGCGAGCGCACTGCTTTGAACCTCTTGCAAAGGCTCAGTGGCATCGCCACACTCACGGCGCGCTATGTGGAAGCAGTTCAGGGTTTTTCGGCAAAGATTTTGGACACACGCAAGACCGCTCCTGGCTTACGGATCCTGGAGAAGTACGCGGTCTATGTTGGCGGTGGACACAATCATAGGATAGGCCTCTATGATGGCATCTTGATTAAAAGCAATCACATTCGCGCAGCAGGTGGGGTTGTGGCGGCGATTGAGCGCGCTCGCCGCTATGCGCCTATAATGCTCAAAATTGAAGTTGAGGTAAAAAATCTGGCAGAGTTACGTGAGGCTTTGCAAGCGGGTGTAGATCGTGTGATGCTGGACAACATGTCTACGGAGGAGATGCGCCAGGCAGTGCAGATGACTGAAGGGCGTGTACCGTTGGAGGCTTCAGGGGGGGTCTCCCTAGATAACGTGCGCCAGATTGCTGCTACGGGCGTGGACTTTATTTCTGTCGGCGCCCTCACCCATTCTGCTAAGGCTATCGATATGCATTTAGAGGTACTTGCGGCATGACTCTTCTTGAGCAGCTAGAGATTACACAGGAGATTGCAAAACTCAAGACTGAAAAAAACGCGGTAATCTTGGCCCATAACTATCAGGTTCCTGAAGTTCAAGACATCGCAGACTTTGTTGGTGACTCTCTGGGTTTGTCGCAAGCTGCTGCTCAGACCGATGCTGAGATCATTGTCTTTTGCGGTGTGCATTTTATGGCCGAGACGGCCTCGATTCTCTGTCCAGAACAACGCGTGCTTTTGCCGGATCTAGAAGCTGGCTGCTCCCTGGCAGCGATGATTGATGCAGAGCAGTTGCGGCAATGGAAGGCTGAACACTCTGATGCTGTGGTGGTTTCCTATGTCAACACCACTGCTGAAGTGAAGGCAGAGTCGGATTACTGCTGCACATCGGCCAATGCCTTAAAGATCATCCAAGCCATTCCGCCTGAGCAAGAGATTCTCTTTCTGCCAGATATGTTCTTAGGTGCCTATCTGGAGAAGGTAACGGGGCGGAAAATGCACATCTGGCCAGGGGAGTGTCATGTGCATGCCGGCATCCACCCCCGAGAGATTGACGCTATGCACGCCATTCACCCTGAAGCAGAGCTTTTGATTCACCCCGAGTGTGGGTGTTCAACTTCGTGCATGTACTACCAAGCCACTGGGGATTCAAAAGGCAAAGTACACATTCTTTCCACAGAGGGCATGATTCAACATGCTCGCCGAAGCCTGGCTAAAGAGTTCATTGTGGCCACAGAAGTTGGAATTGTTCACCGGCTCCAGAAAGAAATGACAGATAAAACCTTTTATCCTGCCAGTGAGCGTGCTATTTGCCAATACATGAAGAAAATTACTCTAGAGAAAGTCTGGATATCCTTGCAAGAAGAAATCTACGAAGTGCGTGTTCCGGAGCCAACTGCTAGTAAAGCCCGTAGGGCTATTGAGCGGATGCTAGCGCTGGCTTGATGATTTCCTTTGGGTTGGGTGGGGTGCAACTGCCTAGGGATCCCCACAGGAACCCCAACTGGATCCCAACCGCCTGCTAGACCCATCGGGCACTTCTCCCTTGAGAGTCCAGGCCTGGAGGTAGCGGA encodes:
- the nadC gene encoding carboxylating nicotinate-nucleotide diphosphorylase, which codes for MSRLDSLAVQTIIKNALQEDIGPGDVTSEAICTPDHIGQAVMRTKEACVVAGVPIAQMVFATLDNEIEEIEFVPQVCDGDRLVPGQTIAEIKGRLRTILMGERTALNLLQRLSGIATLTARYVEAVQGFSAKILDTRKTAPGLRILEKYAVYVGGGHNHRIGLYDGILIKSNHIRAAGGVVAAIERARRYAPIMLKIEVEVKNLAELREALQAGVDRVMLDNMSTEEMRQAVQMTEGRVPLEASGGVSLDNVRQIAATGVDFISVGALTHSAKAIDMHLEVLAA
- the nadA gene encoding quinolinate synthase NadA encodes the protein MTLLEQLEITQEIAKLKTEKNAVILAHNYQVPEVQDIADFVGDSLGLSQAAAQTDAEIIVFCGVHFMAETASILCPEQRVLLPDLEAGCSLAAMIDAEQLRQWKAEHSDAVVVSYVNTTAEVKAESDYCCTSANALKIIQAIPPEQEILFLPDMFLGAYLEKVTGRKMHIWPGECHVHAGIHPREIDAMHAIHPEAELLIHPECGCSTSCMYYQATGDSKGKVHILSTEGMIQHARRSLAKEFIVATEVGIVHRLQKEMTDKTFYPASERAICQYMKKITLEKVWISLQEEIYEVRVPEPTASKARRAIERMLALA